The DNA region CCGTGCAGCAGGAGAGGCGAAGGCAGCGAGAGGCCATGGCCAGTCTGGAACCGGGCGACCTGGTGCTGACCCAGGGCGGCCTCATGGCCACCGTCAAGGAGGTAATAGTCCCCCCCGAAGGCCCCACCGAGGTGGTGCTGGAGCTGGCCCCTGGGGTAGAGGTGCGGGCCGTGGCCACGGCCATCGTGCAGCGACTGCGGCCTGCCCAGCAGCACTCCCCCGGCCAGGCACCATCCAGGGCCAGGGAAGGGTAGGATGCGACGCCCCACCGACCTGCTCCTGCTCCTGTTCGTGCTGGGCCTCACCGCCTTCGCAGTGGTCGTTGTCTGGCCTGGCGACCCCAACCGCTACCTGCCCGACTTCATCCCCTGGCCCAGGGGCCAGGGCCTCAAGATAGGCGACTTCGACCGCCAGGCCATGCGCCTGGGACTCGACCTCAAAGGCGGTACCTACGTGCTGCTGGAGGCCGACGTTACCGCCCTGGCCCCGGGCACCGACATCGACCAGGCCATGGAAGGCGTGAAACAGGTCATCGAGCAGAGGGTCAACGCCTTCGGCGTGGCCGAGACGGAGATCCAGCGGGAGGGCCGCTACCGCCTGTCGGCCCAGTTGCCGGGCATAAGTCCCGAGGAGGCCCGGGACCTCATCGGGCGCACGGCGCGACTGGAGTTCCTGGAGCCGCAGCTCGATGCCAACGGTAATTACTTATGTCGAGCATCCGACGGCAGCCAGTTCACTGCTGCCCCTGGCCTCGCCCCCAGCTTCGACCGCAACCTGGGCCGCATTCTCTGCCTGGGCGACCAGGGACAGGCAGGCGACCTGCTTTTACAGCCGGCCATGTGTCGCCAGGACTGCCCGCCCGACGTGCGTGGCATCCCTCTGACGGGCGCCGAGCTGGAGTCCAATTCGAGGGTGGAGACCAACCCCCAGGGCACCGGGGTGGTGGTGACCCTCAACTTCAAGTCCCGGGGGGCCACCATCCTGCAGGACGTGAGCCGACGTCTGGTCGGGAAGCCGCTGGCCATCGCCCTGGACGGGCAGATCATAGCCGCCCCGGTTGTAAGGCAGGAGCTGAGCGGCTCGGCTGTCATTGAGGGGCTGTCGCTGAACGACGCCAAGCGGCTGGCGGTGCAGCTCAATTCGGGCGCCCTGCCTGTGCCCATGCGGGTCGTCCAGGAAACGCAGGTGGACGCCACCCTGGGCGACACCACCGTCCGCCACAGCATCCAGGCCGGCATCCTGGGCATCATGGGGGTCATGGCTTTCATGGTGCTGGTATACCGGCTGCCTGGGGTGGTAGCCGCGCTGGCCCTGGTGACCTACGCCTCGGTGTTGTTGCTCATCTTCAAGCTCTGGCCAGTGACCCTGACCCTGGCCGGCATCGCTGCCTTCGTCCTGTCGGTGGGAATGGCCGTGGACGCCAACATCCTGGTGTTCGAGCGGCTCCGCGAAGAGCTGAGGGCGGGCCGCAGCCTGGCCTCGGCGGTGGAGGCGGGCTTCGACCGCGCCTGGACGTCCATCCGCGACAGCAACATCTCAACCCTCATCACCTGCGGCATCCTGTGGTGGTTCGGCGACCAGTTCAACGCCAGCCTGGTGAAGGGGTTCGCCCTCACCCTGGCCATCGGCGTGCTGGTGAGCATGTTCTCGGCCATCACCGTCACCCGCACCTACCTGCGGGCGCTGGTGGGGACCCCGCTGGCACGGAACCTGTGGCTGTTCGGGGCCGAGCGCCCGCGGCCGGCGGCGGGCACCGAGCGGCGGCCCTTCGTCATTCCGTTCGTCGAGCGGCGCTGGCTCTACTTCGCCATCTCGGCGCTGGTGCTGGTGCCCGGCCTCATCTCGCTGATGGTGCCGCCGGCCCTGAAGCCCGGCATCGAGTTCACCAGCGGGACCACGTTCACCATACGCTTCCAGGACCCGCCCGACCCTGAGGCGGTGCGGGCGCTGCTGGCCGAGCTGGGGCACCCCCAGGCGCGGGTGCAGGTGGCCGACAACGGCGACTACATCCTGCGCCTCGGCGAGATGCGCGGGGCCATAAATGTGCCGCCAGTGGGGCCGCCGCCGCCCTCGGAGCGGGACACCATCGAAGAAGCCTTGCGCCAGCGCTTCGGCGACTTCCAGGTGCGCAACTTCGACACCGTGTCCGAGATCGTCAGTCGCAGCATCGGTCGCAACGCTGCCATCGCCGTGGGGGTGGCGGCGGCTGCTATCCTGCTCTACATCAGCTTCGCCTTCCGCCACCTGCCGCGCCCCTACCGCTACGGCATCGCCGCCGTGGTGGCCCTGATGCACGACGTGCTCTTCGTCATCGGCGCCTTCTCGATCTTCGGCAAGGTCTTCGGCATGGAAGTCAATACCATGTTCATCACAGGGATGCTCACGGCAGCGGGCTTCTCGGTGCACGACACCATCGTAGTGTTCGACCGCATCCGCGAGAACATGGCCCGCTATCCGGGCGAGCCTTTTGCCGATATCGTGAATACCAGCCTGACGGAGACGCTGGTCCGATCCCTGAACACCTCCCTGACCCTCATCATCACCGTGGTCGCCATGCTGCTCTTGGCAGGGACTGCGGTGCAGACGCTGCTGCTGGTGATGCTCCTGGGCACTGTGACGGGGACTTACAGCTCCATCTTCGTGGCCAGCCAGGTGCTGGTGAGCTGGGAGGAGGGCGACTTCGCCCGCCTCTTCCGCCGTCTCTTCCCTCGCCGGCCGGTGCCGGT from Dehalococcoidia bacterium includes:
- the yajC gene encoding preprotein translocase subunit YajC; translation: MDLLLLALAYPVVIAILFYFAFYRPVQQERRRQREAMASLEPGDLVLTQGGLMATVKEVIVPPEGPTEVVLELAPGVEVRAVATAIVQRLRPAQQHSPGQAPSRAREG
- the secD gene encoding protein translocase subunit SecD — its product is MRRPTDLLLLLFVLGLTAFAVVVVWPGDPNRYLPDFIPWPRGQGLKIGDFDRQAMRLGLDLKGGTYVLLEADVTALAPGTDIDQAMEGVKQVIEQRVNAFGVAETEIQREGRYRLSAQLPGISPEEARDLIGRTARLEFLEPQLDANGNYLCRASDGSQFTAAPGLAPSFDRNLGRILCLGDQGQAGDLLLQPAMCRQDCPPDVRGIPLTGAELESNSRVETNPQGTGVVVTLNFKSRGATILQDVSRRLVGKPLAIALDGQIIAAPVVRQELSGSAVIEGLSLNDAKRLAVQLNSGALPVPMRVVQETQVDATLGDTTVRHSIQAGILGIMGVMAFMVLVYRLPGVVAALALVTYASVLLLIFKLWPVTLTLAGIAAFVLSVGMAVDANILVFERLREELRAGRSLASAVEAGFDRAWTSIRDSNISTLITCGILWWFGDQFNASLVKGFALTLAIGVLVSMFSAITVTRTYLRALVGTPLARNLWLFGAERPRPAAGTERRPFVIPFVERRWLYFAISALVLVPGLISLMVPPALKPGIEFTSGTTFTIRFQDPPDPEAVRALLAELGHPQARVQVADNGDYILRLGEMRGAINVPPVGPPPPSERDTIEEALRQRFGDFQVRNFDTVSEIVSRSIGRNAAIAVGVAAAAILLYISFAFRHLPRPYRYGIAAVVALMHDVLFVIGAFSIFGKVFGMEVNTMFITGMLTAAGFSVHDTIVVFDRIRENMARYPGEPFADIVNTSLTETLVRSLNTSLTLIITVVAMLLLAGTAVQTLLLVMLLGTVTGTYSSIFVASQVLVSWEEGDFARLFRRLFPRRPVPVEA